One genomic window of Bacillus mycoides includes the following:
- a CDS encoding Ger(x)C family spore germination protein: MKHLLKIIIIMFLAGSISGCSELEEIEERGFVVGAAYDIVKAKKSNPIMKGTYQMVLPSKLSQQGGQGDGDSQNYINVSAKADSVFEQIRIIAKKISRALFFPHIQVIIFSKDLLANPYVLQNTLDVYIRDHEMRRNIRLFVSKKNAEAILKQSAKPENLPAQYIDMLAEHPPKNAQMIEAARIGEVQEKMISNQSFVLPILELTKQGVQMNGAALFRGKDNKCVGILNGEETLGMNYIIGKKIGGFFTIRKKNQLITYEIHKMHRKIKVSTENATKPKFDIHLSLEGTLAELHFSDHKQIMSENRLKKNIAEEMEKRIQKSIKLVQKKYKVDVLALGEVYKRHNYKEWKKISKNWDQGENYFSNAEITVHVHPTIAHSGSALPKRVK, translated from the coding sequence ATGAAACACCTTCTTAAAATTATAATAATTATGTTTTTAGCTGGATCTATTAGTGGGTGCTCTGAGCTGGAGGAGATAGAAGAAAGGGGATTTGTAGTAGGCGCAGCTTACGATATTGTAAAGGCAAAGAAATCAAATCCAATTATGAAAGGGACGTATCAGATGGTACTCCCAAGTAAATTGTCGCAACAAGGTGGACAAGGGGATGGAGATAGCCAAAATTATATTAATGTTAGTGCGAAAGCAGATAGTGTCTTTGAGCAAATACGAATTATTGCTAAAAAAATTAGTCGCGCATTATTCTTTCCGCATATACAAGTGATAATTTTTTCTAAAGATTTACTAGCGAATCCATATGTTTTACAAAATACGTTAGATGTATATATTCGCGATCATGAAATGAGAAGAAATATTCGTTTGTTCGTTTCTAAGAAAAATGCAGAAGCTATTTTAAAGCAGAGTGCCAAGCCTGAAAATTTGCCAGCGCAGTATATAGATATGTTAGCTGAACACCCACCGAAAAATGCCCAAATGATTGAGGCTGCAAGAATTGGTGAAGTACAGGAAAAGATGATTTCTAACCAGAGTTTCGTATTACCTATTCTCGAACTAACAAAACAAGGGGTACAAATGAACGGAGCGGCGTTGTTTCGCGGGAAGGATAATAAGTGTGTAGGCATTTTGAATGGGGAAGAAACGTTAGGAATGAATTATATAATAGGTAAAAAAATTGGAGGTTTTTTTACTATCCGTAAAAAGAATCAACTTATTACATATGAAATTCATAAGATGCACCGAAAGATTAAAGTATCTACGGAAAATGCTACAAAACCGAAGTTTGATATTCATTTATCTTTGGAAGGGACATTAGCCGAGTTGCATTTTAGTGATCATAAACAAATTATGAGTGAAAATCGATTAAAGAAAAACATCGCGGAGGAAATGGAGAAACGCATCCAAAAATCGATTAAGCTTGTTCAAAAAAAATATAAGGTAGATGTATTAGCATTAGGGGAAGTATATAAGCGACATAATTATAAAGAGTGGAAAAAGATAAGTAAGAATTGGGATCAAGGTGAAAATTACTTTAGTAATGCTGAAATTACTGTTCATGTTCATCCAACGATTGCACATTCAGGTTCAGCTTTACCGAAGAGAGTGAAATAA
- a CDS encoding endospore germination permease, whose translation MKPFEYGDEEIGSRELGFAVSSTIIGIGALSMPRDIANQTLFSDGWIILLLGGLICAVLGWFVTRVAILFPKQNFVQYTSTHLTKPVAYTISSILVLTFAALTAYESRMIAIISQTYLFSDTPVQLLSFFFLLVVIYGIAGSRAALLRLNVLFLPIVLIAIVLLSLLNVNLMEIDNLLPAFQTDVSQYAVGVKNSIFTFIGFEVALFYAVMLNDKTVKKAPMAVAKAVIVNVLSYILIYVTCISVFSYMTTRGLTFPTIELGKEIEIGGGFLERFDAIFFTTWIITIYNTTAMYYDVASLLFCAMFPKVKKHVFIFVSAPIIFMVNMIPGNSNDLSNYGTYLAWIDMGFVVLAPLLVFIVYKIKRRNGGNETPS comes from the coding sequence ATTGCCAACCAAACTTTATTTTCGGACGGTTGGATTATTTTGCTTTTGGGTGGATTGATATGTGCAGTTTTAGGTTGGTTTGTAACGAGGGTGGCTATTTTATTCCCAAAACAAAACTTTGTTCAATATACAAGTACACATTTGACGAAGCCTGTTGCATACACAATTAGTAGCATTTTAGTATTAACGTTTGCTGCTTTGACAGCATATGAATCGCGAATGATTGCAATTATTTCACAAACGTATTTATTTAGTGATACACCAGTACAACTATTGTCGTTCTTTTTCCTATTAGTTGTTATTTATGGAATAGCAGGGTCGAGAGCGGCTCTATTAAGGTTAAACGTTTTATTCTTACCTATCGTTTTAATTGCAATCGTACTGCTTTCTTTATTGAATGTGAACTTAATGGAAATAGATAATTTACTACCGGCTTTTCAAACGGACGTCAGTCAATATGCTGTAGGAGTTAAAAATTCTATTTTCACATTTATCGGATTTGAGGTAGCTCTGTTTTATGCTGTGATGTTGAACGATAAGACAGTGAAAAAAGCGCCAATGGCAGTTGCAAAAGCGGTGATAGTAAACGTTTTGTCATACATTTTAATTTATGTAACTTGTATTAGTGTTTTTTCGTATATGACAACACGTGGATTGACATTTCCAACAATTGAACTAGGGAAAGAAATTGAAATTGGTGGAGGATTTTTAGAGAGATTTGATGCGATTTTTTTTACTACTTGGATTATTACTATTTATAACACTACAGCAATGTATTATGACGTCGCATCTTTATTGTTTTGTGCTATGTTTCCAAAAGTGAAGAAACATGTATTTATTTTTGTGAGTGCTCCTATTATTTTTATGGTGAATATGATACCTGGCAATTCGAATGATTTATCAAATTATGGGACTTATTTAGCTTGGATAGATATGGGGTTTGTTGTGTTAGCACCTTTGCTAGTTTTTATTGTATATAAAATAAAAAGAAGGAATGGTGGAAATGAAACACCTTCTTAA